A single region of the Anaerostipes rhamnosivorans genome encodes:
- a CDS encoding HlyD family efflux transporter periplasmic adaptor subunit encodes MARKKSRWNIGTIVFLVLLVYVIINVLIFVGKEKLTVYKVTEDKISTTYSLTGIAIRNEKLLQAEDDGYITYYTEEGKRVKKSGTLYVLDKNGKVQKEFANQVEEMKGKGDIQENSRVKNRLSEFKSIYEDKDFEDVYDLKYDLKNAVLGINEKSLKKVLEQVKEQVGDAAFSTRKSTISGIASFYSDSFDDKKASQIKASDFERENYRVTKLNSTDKVKKGDTVCRVTTNEKWTLAVLLDEEQYKSLKGRKTVMVRFADDQMKAAAGVKTEKKKDGYFAYLSLDQYLIRYIGERYVDIDLILDTYQGLKIPDSAIVSKQFYQVPAKYISRGNNKASEGFSVRTTSKDGNVKVEQKEFTIYKKTKNYCYLDPEEVEEGTTFEAMDAGDRFTVGEMKNLKGVYCTNQGYADFRPVQVIVNKDGYSIVKTDTLEGIRLYDFVVLDSKTIKENQMIY; translated from the coding sequence ATGGCTAGAAAAAAATCAAGATGGAATATCGGGACCATTGTTTTTCTTGTCCTGCTGGTCTATGTTATCATTAACGTACTGATCTTTGTGGGCAAAGAAAAACTGACGGTTTACAAAGTGACAGAAGATAAGATTTCAACTACATATTCCCTGACCGGTATCGCCATAAGAAATGAAAAGCTGCTGCAAGCGGAAGACGATGGTTATATTACATATTATACGGAAGAAGGGAAACGGGTTAAAAAGTCCGGAACTCTGTATGTACTGGACAAAAACGGCAAGGTGCAGAAGGAATTTGCCAATCAGGTGGAAGAAATGAAGGGAAAGGGTGATATCCAGGAGAATTCCAGGGTTAAAAACCGGCTTTCTGAGTTTAAATCCATTTACGAGGACAAGGATTTTGAGGATGTCTATGACCTGAAATATGATTTAAAAAATGCAGTTTTGGGTATCAATGAAAAGTCCTTAAAAAAGGTCTTGGAGCAGGTGAAGGAGCAGGTTGGAGACGCAGCTTTTTCCACGAGGAAAAGCACCATCAGCGGCATCGCAAGTTTTTATTCAGATTCCTTTGATGATAAAAAGGCTTCTCAGATCAAGGCAAGTGATTTTGAAAGAGAAAATTATCGGGTGACAAAGCTGAATTCCACAGACAAAGTGAAAAAGGGAGATACCGTATGCCGGGTGACCACCAATGAAAAATGGACTCTGGCGGTGCTGCTGGATGAAGAGCAGTATAAAAGCCTGAAAGGCAGAAAGACGGTGATGGTCAGGTTTGCCGATGACCAGATGAAAGCAGCGGCGGGTGTAAAGACGGAAAAGAAAAAGGACGGTTATTTTGCATATCTGTCACTGGACCAGTATTTGATCCGTTACATCGGCGAACGGTATGTGGATATTGATTTGATCCTGGATACCTATCAGGGCTTAAAGATTCCGGATTCGGCTATTGTCTCAAAACAGTTTTATCAGGTTCCGGCTAAGTATATTTCAAGGGGCAACAACAAAGCCAGTGAGGGCTTTAGTGTGCGTACTACCTCCAAGGACGGTAATGTCAAGGTAGAACAGAAGGAATTTACTATTTATAAGAAGACGAAGAATTACTGCTATCTAGATCCGGAAGAGGTGGAAGAGGGCACAACATTTGAAGCTATGGATGCCGGAGACCGATTTACCGTGGGGGAAATGAAGAATCTCAAAGGAGTTTACTGTACCAATCAGGGTTATGCTGATTTCAGGCCGGTCCAGGTCATTGTAAACAAAGACGGTTATTCCATCGTAAAGACTGATACGCTGGAAGGCATCCGACTTTATGACTTTGTTGTTCTTGACAGTAAAACGATCAAAGAAAACCAGATGATATATTAA
- a CDS encoding YggS family pyridoxal phosphate-dependent enzyme produces MLIDQYNEVKERVRAACERAGRNPEDVTVVAVSKTKPLSMIEELKDCGVMDFGENKVQEITKKYEQITSPVRWHMIGHFQTNKVKYIVDKVALVHSVDSVKLARQISKEAVKHKVEVPVLIQVNLAKEESKSGFYEEELYGALEEISSLPGIQVEGLMQIAPFVENPQDNRIYFRRMRQLFVDIKEKNFDNIAMNILSMGMTNDYEVAVEEGSTMVRVGTGIFGERDYSK; encoded by the coding sequence ATGTTAATCGACCAGTATAATGAAGTAAAGGAACGTGTGAGAGCTGCCTGTGAGAGGGCCGGGCGGAATCCGGAAGACGTGACAGTGGTCGCAGTCAGCAAGACAAAACCTCTCTCCATGATCGAGGAACTTAAGGACTGCGGAGTTATGGATTTTGGGGAAAATAAGGTCCAGGAGATCACAAAAAAATATGAACAGATCACGAGTCCAGTCCGTTGGCATATGATCGGCCATTTTCAGACAAATAAAGTAAAATATATCGTGGATAAGGTAGCGCTGGTTCATTCTGTGGATTCTGTGAAGCTGGCCAGGCAGATCAGCAAAGAGGCTGTAAAACATAAGGTAGAGGTCCCTGTTCTGATCCAGGTCAACCTTGCAAAGGAAGAATCCAAGTCCGGATTTTACGAGGAAGAGCTTTATGGGGCGCTGGAAGAAATTTCTAGTCTCCCCGGCATTCAGGTGGAGGGTCTCATGCAGATCGCACCATTCGTGGAAAATCCCCAAGATAACCGAATATATTTCAGACGCATGCGGCAATTATTTGTTGACATCAAAGAGAAAAACTTTGATAATATAGCTATGAACATCCTGTCCATGGGAATGACGAATGATTATGAGGTCGCGGTGGAGGAAGGCTCTACCATGGTACGGGTAGGAACAGGTATTTTTGGGGAAAGAGATTACAGCAAATAG